The DNA region TTACTTTGTTATTGTTTGCCGATAAAGTTTTGAATTACACGCTAttgaaatgatttattttactgTTGGTTCGAGTACTATCATTTGGCCCGTATAATGAATAAACAATCGATGTTAATAGTTATATTTCATAGTAAATAGCGTTTTTTCACGGTAGTAGCTTCAACGGTAATCATTTTTCATGGGGCGATtagggaaaaaatttttttttttatttttaattacgtATATTGACTTTGGCAAAACTATCCGCATGATGttttatatctataataaataaaaatttataaaatgaagagGGACAACTACTTGAGGGAACATCTACGTCACTATGCTAGCTGAAGAATACCTGGACAACTTCTCTGTCATTTGCTGTTTTTTGAAGGTCAATTTTTGGATACAAGAAAATCAACTATTTGGAGCTATTGGATTTTCATCTACTTCAAgatttttcaagattttcaaCACTTCATCATTTGCAGTTCTACAAGACTTCAAGATATTTTCGATTTCCTCAAGATACCTCAAGACTTCAATGTTTTCTGaagcattttaaaattttcaacacttCAAGATTATCAAGACTTAGATTCTCAAGATTTTCAAGATATtcaattcatattttaaaatttccagCACTACAAGATTATCAAGACTCAGGATACCTCAAGAGACCTCAAGATTCCTCAAGATTCCTCAAGATACATCAAGCCTAATATTTtcaggatttttttattttcagcacTTCAAGATTATCAAGACTCAGGATACCTCAAGAGACCTCAAGATACTTCAAGACTTCAATATTTtcaggatttttttattttcagcacTACAAGATTATCAAGACTCAGGATACCTCAAGATTCCTGAAGATACTTCAAGCCTAATATTCtcaggatttttttattttcagcattttaaaattttcagcacTACAAGATTATCAAGACTCAGGATACCTCAAGATTCCTCAAGATACTTCAAGCCTAATATTTtcaggatttttttattttcagcattttaaaattttcagcacTACAAGATTATCAAGACTCAGGATACCTCAAGAGACCTCAAGATTCCTCAAGATACTTCAAGCCTAATATTTTCaggattttaaaattttcagcacTTCAAGATTATCAAGACTCAGGATACCTCAAGATACCTCGAGATTCTCCAGGATACCTCAAGATATCTCAAGATACCCCAGGATCCTTTAAGATATCTCAAGACACTTCAAgactttaatattttgaagATTTTATAGTATAAGCGTCTCACAgtgaatcaaaattaaaaatgtcctATCACAGCGAGTGATAGTGGCATAGTGAATTAGGCTAAAAAATGTTTCATGAGTAGATAagtatagattttttttttttttcttacgtAAGCGTCGGCTGATCAGTACTTGCTGCCATGAGCGCAATCGAAACGAATAATTCTAGCTGCAGTTAGATAGCGTGCGAAAAGCGAGCCCAAAGCGTAAGCGTGATAAGAGTGGATTAGGTCTACCGGAGAAaccactgaaaaaaaaacgagccaAAGATGTCTTACCTCTTGGGTGGCTGGGAAAAGACACGTGTATTATTGacattaatgatttatttatctctTCATAGTTGGACtctgatttaataatatactcattatatttttttgcctAGAAACTAATAcgttttcatttaaaaaatttaaaaactcgcaaatgattaattttttttctatcaataacTAATGCTTGGCCCactatagaattttttttgccCTTATTAAAGcctctctttatttttctcgACAAATGTTACCAATATCTAGCCTTTTTTTCGgagttttttttgaaaaataaataattagcaataaataattctcGATTATCATCAAAAGACTTGTATGGTGATTTAAATGACGATAATGATTCTGATAAAAACACAAtacaagtataataaaataaaataaataaaactagcAACTGACTAATTTCTTTATAACTCTTCATGgaaatgaattgaaaaaacgaaaaaaaatttcaaatgtaaattaaCAACTATAGAAATTGATaagtagaaaaattttaaatcatattttattatgaaaaaaaaaaatagcttataaataattattaacacaatttaattatcattatattactttaatttttttatttatttaaattaaaaaaaaaaaataataatatacgatttaaaaagaaaaaaataggtcaggataataaatataaacttttcatttattaatttctagtttctttattaatttcataaagCAATACAATGCACCTGATATATTCAATCCATATATTgtccacatattatttttgtttttatattaaattgcagttaacaattttttttattaaattaaattttaaaatgattctTTTCTTTCGTGAGTTGTATTTTTCCAACAAGAAAATatcacaaaatatttttattttctttctacATCTGtcaacttgtttatttaaatcataaatgtatttttttttatttatttttatattaatttgtcgTTACAATATCTTGTCTCACTGATTtctatcatatatatatttctttctatATTGTGATTATTACATTTTATGTGGACTCAAATTCCTCATTACAAATGACAATACATAATCAATAATTCATCTCAAAGGCAtgataattatacattatCAATATCCTACATTTTTATACAGTACtgttaacttaaaaaataaaacattgtcagacaattaaaaatattttgtataataaaaaaattagaaacttgataaaaattatttcattcataattttatctCACTAtgagtatttaattattataatgattaatcaGTTTTACGAAGAAATacagatgataaaaataaaactcaacTTGACTTGtactaaaattaatgaatcaatAGAAACtcatgattttcttttttcttattctgGCAAGAATTTTAAGCTCttgaaaatttctaaaataacttaaaattgttttaacaattatttttttttaaacataatattGCTCCAAAATATTGATTACATATTAAACTGACtaaatcaattgttatttttaaaaaagaatataatttaaaaataatattagtaaattaaaaacttttttattttttatttttataaataaaataaaacgacaAAAGCGTCACTCGTTATAATAActgagataaaaatatatacttaaatgcattttttttttgttcaataaaatgGAATTGAGccgagtaaataaaaatatttaaaaaaaaatcattacaaaataattattgatttaaaataaattgtaaaaaaaaaaaaaagtataaattggATATAGTCAACAACATTGTCTACATAATAATACATGTTATCTTATTATATTCAAAGATAGTAcgcaaattattatatatatataatgtcaaatattaattagactattattactattatttaaacaatatatatcagtgtataattaattaattattaattatattatctatGTGCACATGCCgcattcataaattaattaatttaatttatctataagTTTAATgacttaataaattattaactattgTTTATGACGATTTTAATTATAGACggtattttctattattatatttacatttacataacatttttttttttcaataatatttatgcctttgatgatttgtttttttcttttgttcaattattttattatcattattaaattaattagtcaattcggttaattaataatactaattaattcaattttgtgtcgttttttttttattattaacaatttttttttctaaacaagttttattgtttttttgaaggttttttttttagaataaactAAAGTAAACTTTGTACATGCAATGTAAAGTATTAAtggaattgtttttttttttttttttcagtatttaGAACACTTACTTTTAATTAGTCTTTTGGGACATTTTTTTATGTCCAGTATTATCTGAGTTTAAGAGTCAAtcagtcattatttttttttagttatttttttttctttttcttttcttaaaaatactacacatggatttattttttaatacatttttttttatgcagtATATATAACCGTGTGTCAAAATCCATTtaactgttttattttattttttttcaattttttactaAAGCTCAAACTGGCAgtatgacattttttaaaattaaatcatctattttttttttttgttttttttattaataattttatataattattcatttacgcgatatatatattattttttttttaaattccaaaatttaataattttatcatttagaattgctgatttatttttatgtaattaaatttttctgttaatacttattatttttaaatcactcaaaaaattacagtgattgttatgtttttttttttttattaatatattttctaaaatcaataaaaaataattaaaaaaatattttaaattgattgttttgtAAACGTCATAAGAACATGATTAGCTGGGCAAGATTTGACaatgtgttattatttttttgctcattTAAAAACACAGCTAcagtatttctattttattgaattttttctcaatggAGATTGTAATTAAGTATCGAAATTTCGattgtaataattagatatgtttttttttttttttatctatataataaatatttatataaattgtttttttttttgaacaaaaatCATAGGTGGTAGGAGTCTGTTGTTGCTATAATATCTATGTATTATAATTTCGAATATAATTTCGATAGTTTGGACtggatttataatattttcataacattatatattcaacttAATTTTTAAGGCTCGTATTTTTTCGtcatctattttattataaaaaaaaacaaacaaatattgattgaattttttttctatatatataaaatggaaTGTTGattggaaaaatgaaaatttcataatgaaattaaatatatactttgaactttttcataatatattgtgtatcaaacaatataataatgataataaaataataatttgtcttATTTTGCTAaagacatgtttttttttgttttttaaataattaacaattatttataatatacaataatgatacttaaaaaataatgttgttaaagaatgataataattttaacgaatgtaaaaatttaaatgatttgttgttgttatagcGAGTATATCAAAACAAAAGAGAAAAgcatgatatatttttttattatactcttCGTACTTTAGCTCTTTCACCAGTATTATTAtcacgatgatgatgatgatgttgattattatttttaccatgaCGTTCACGTTCACGATCATCTTTTCTCAATTGTTTACTTGGCTCGCGTATATTTGTCTGTCAGTTGGCATAATGATCAAATGAACCCAAATATTCTAAACTAGCACGATAacaaaattgatattgatccTCAGTTTGTACCATTGCTGGACGTTGTGTACGTAAAATTCTAACAGTttgaaatatatcaacaacTCCTTCATATTGCATACGTTCTAAAACAATACTTAATGTTATAAATACACCAGTACGTCCAACACCAGCACTACAATGTACTGTTATTGGTCCATCTTGGCCAAATTGTTCTTTTGTTTTATGTACTTGtccaataaaatcaataaaaccaTCACCAGATTTTGGTACACCTTGTTCTGGCCaatcaataaattgaaattgtcGTACAGTACGACTAGCACCATCACGTGCATCTGTTACTTTAAATTCACGTAATATATATTGTGGCATATTATATTCAGCAATTGGATCAACAACAAAACATTGATAACGTATTGATCTATCTGATGGCCAATATTGATGACATTTTTCACGTcccatttcttttaattttgttaacataacaacaattgttgaattatGTTCCCAAAGCATACGCCAAAAATCATCAGTTGTATCATTAAGTGGTCCTTGTGTTGCAATATATGCTGTACGATAACGATAACCATCAATGAGACTTGCATTTATATAATCAGAACCTTCAATATTACGTTGTGGTTGTAAACATGCACGTGTACATTCATATGGTAATATATGTACAAGAcgatttttatgtttattacaTGGTAAATTTGCTGATATAAAACGTgttgaatcatttttaatatttgataattttttaaattcaagttcCATACCagttaaattatcaagttcagcttgcattaatttttgtatatgtgAATGTAAATTTCTTGCTGGTATTTCTGTATTACCAGATACAACTGCTTCAAGTAATGCatcatgtataaatatatattgatctTCAGTTTGTACCATATAATTACGTTGTGCACGTAAACATGTTACATGTCCATAaatatcaatcattttttcatgtttaataCGTTCAAGCATtgaatcaataacaataaaacaacCAGTTCTACCAACACCAGCACTACAATGTACAACAAGTGGTCcagaatcatttaaattaagtGTTTTAACACGAcgtaaaaattgtaaaaatggtGCTGGATGTTCTGGTACACCATGATCTGGCCATGCTGTAAATTGTAGTTGTTTTATTTCACGTCTTTCAGAATAACCATTTCTACATACTTGAAATGTTCTTATTGAATATGTTGCTAATTCTTGTACATCACTTATTGTTATTGTCATTTGTCCATATGTTTCTGATCCACGTGTTGGCCAATATTGATCACATTTAATACGTGTTCTTTCTTCAAGTTTAGTCATCATAACAATTGTACTTGTTCTTAGTTCCCAACACATACGCCAAAAATCAGCAAATGTTTCTTGTAATGGTCCTTGTGTTGCAACATATGCATTTTGTTTTCTATAACCATCACAATAATTTGCATTGATATAATCAGAACCAGATATACCATCAATTGTTTGTAATATAACACGTGAATGATCATATGCAATAACATTTGCATAACGATTttttgatgtatttatttCCATATTTGAATGATCCCATGTAAATTGTTGTCCTGGTTCAATTGATTCATATTCTTgactgaattttaaattatcatttgattttaaacGTTCAATATGATTACCAAGTTCACTTATTGGTATTGGTGGATGTGATATCATACCAGGTGTTTGAAAATTAAGTCTTCTCATTTCAACTGGATCAGATGGTGCATGACTTGAGCTTATATCTGCTGCCATTAATGGTCTTGTAACAGCTGTTTGATCTGGTGTTTTACATGGTTGTCTacgttttttaataacaaataataatacaagaaaTACACTTGTCATTAGAGCAGCAATAATTGGTCCCACAACCCATACCATACCTGGTTCTTGTCCACTATTTGTAACAGATATTTCTGGATTACCATCAACTGGATTATTTGGATTTGGTCTACTTGGTGGATCACCAGCTGGTACTTCACGCATATCAAGTGATAAATATTCAGAAAATGGTGATGatgtatataaatgttttttaggTGTATCAACAATTGCACGTACAAATATTCTATAACGTAGTTTAAGTTTTAATTTACGATTTTCAAAACCTTCATAAATATCACCACCACCTAATTGAAATGTATATGGTATTGTTCTGTGTGAAAATTTAGCAGCAATATATGGTGATTTATCAGTtacttgttgctgttgttgtagttgttgatttaatattgttgatgattctttatttattgttgttgtcgttgttgttgttataataTCCTCGGTAAATTCATCTGGTGATTTATTTGCTGTTGATGGATCTTCAggtacaacaattaaataataatatgcaaTTGGTCCATATTCTTCGGATGCTTGTGGTAATATAACTTGTATTTCTTCACCTTTAACAACACCATAAAAATCTGGTTTAACCATTGGTTTTGGTGCAGCCATTTCAGTTGTAACTGTTATTTTAGCTGGTGGTTTATATGTATTATCAGCTGATACAGCACTTACATTAACATTATATGTTGTAAATGGttgtaaatcatcaattgttgatgttgttaaaTGTGCTTCAATTGGTAATGTACGTGGTAATATTTTACCAGTTTGTGTTATACCTTGTGAATCAACAAATTCTTTAATAGcatcaaatgatattttataacttATTGGATTAAGTCTTATTGGTGGTGTCCATGATAATGTCATTGAATGTGTTGATGTATCAGATGCACGTAAATTAAGTGGTACATCTTCTGGTTTAACTTTAACAGTTACTTTTTGACTTAATCTACCAAGACTATGTCCTTTATATCTAGCAGCAACAGCAATTGCATATTCAGTATCACGTTCAAGATTTTCTAAATCAGCTGATTCAGTTAAACCAATTAGTTTTTGTTTCCATTCATCAAGATCCTCAACAGCAgtcattgtataaaaaattttataaccaattattttatcacgaTTTGGTACTGGTTCCCACCATACTTCAACATTTGATTCTGATGTTGCAATTGCTTTAACATACATTGGTGCACGTCCAATATCTTTTTctgtaataattgttattttttcagaaaatgGACCAGCACCACGTGATGTATGTGCTCTAACATGAAATACATATTCAGTTGCTTCTTCAAGATTTGTAAATACAGCTCTTAATTGTGTTGTATTTCTTTCTTCAATTGTactatgatcattttttttatgaaattcaaCATCATAACGTATTATTTTACCATTACGATGATGACGTAATGGTTTATCCCATGTAACACATACTGTATCTGGTGTTTGAAAATgatatgataaatttgttgGTGGTGCTGTTGGTTCACCCTCTGGACTTTCCCAATAACGTACTGTTTCTTGTCCAAtaccattttgattttttccagCAACATGAAATTCATAATGTACACCTCTTTCAACTTCTTCAATTCTATATGTATATTCATTTggattatcaataaaattttcttttaatgtttgatttttaacaccatgttttattaaatatccCATTAATTTTCCAGCAGATTCACTTGGTTTTGCCCATTCTAATTCCAATGTTATTGGATCTTGTTTAATAaccctaattaattttaaaatatataatttattattataaatccttgttattaaattataattattattttaatagaaataatatttatgagaTAATCTGGATGGTGGGATTAACTTACTTAACATTTAGTTGAGGTCTATTTGGTACACCTCCGGGAGTTCTAACATGAACAGGAGCTGAACGATCACCATCTCCTCTTCTAGTTACAGCTGCAACTTGTACGTGATATTTTGTGTCTGGTTGTAAACCAGTTACATCGATTGACAATACTTCACCCTCTTGTACTTCACGTCTTATTGGCTCGTTGAGTAAATCTTTGccctttttaataaaatattaataattaatatcaagttAATGTCATtcgttttattaaaaaagcaatattattaattatttaattattaaactaattattattattattattgtctttCATACTTCTTCTCTAACTTCTTGAATATGAACATGATAACCTCGTATAACACCATTTTGATCATTTATTCTTGGTGGCTTCCATTTAACTCTAATTGTCGTTGAATTAATTGCTGTTGCAGTAACATCCTGAGGATTTCCGGGCACtgtgaaatattaattaaatattagcaATTTGAAtacattgattatttatatataaaacaatttttttttcaacacattGATCCACACAATCAttcatacaaaaatttttttataattaatcaagtatgattgtatatatatttgatgaaaataataataaacataaaaatcaacttataaaataatataattaataaataataaatataattaaattatttaattttgttagttaaataaaataatataaaaaaacaattatttcacTTGAGaggtttttataattaatacaaatattgttgaagtttaaattattttttggaaagacaaaaaatactaatttaaCACATTCAAGTTTTGACTTCAAGTAATAATGAATTTGTACTTGATTACAatgtaaataacaaaaaaaaaaaccaactaaTTTTATGGTCAGTTGTGAAATTAGAAGATAGATATTtgcagaagaaaaaaataggaaaaaaaaatctcactGATGGATAAAGTATTACGGGTAAATTCATCAAgtgaatatacaaattaattattttttttcttaattctcTCAAGTGttgtggagaaaaaaaaaaacaaattaaaaaaaattacacaagaaagttataatcaatataaaaaaaataatattaaacataaaaaaattcattttataaaattataaattaaaaaaaaaattccagactaattaataataataataaaaaaataaattaaaagaaaataaaaaaaattacattcaaattcacaattaaacaaaaacagtatcataaaattaaatctctatatttcaagtatttttaaggCTTATCAGCCTCATCCCCTTATTTTCATCACCACACAACATTACTTGTACAATATCTAGACCTACCCCTCCAACCCATTTTGCGCACCCTCTTTCCGCcctttttcatttgaataccAATagtatttatatctttttttttttttcttccttttttttacgTGAATAAAGTCGTTTGTTTACTTCTTGATGTAATACTTGAAATGAAATACTTGTATATGCCATAAATACGTACAAATTTACAcaatgaacgaaaaaaaaatttaaaaaaaaaattaaataaaaatgaatggaCAATAATATTCTCACCGACGATACTATTGGAGAGTCCAtgatgagtaaaaaaaaaaaaaatgcgaagattatattttttgttaacttGATATTAGTTagcaaattattttgataaacacgaatataatattaaatgtgtGTGCAATTTAATTAAGCtgtgtaaatattaattacaatacgtcaagaaaaaaaaatttaataaataaaataaattgcatattatgtgcttgatatatttttgttaaaagtgTATTACTATTATTCACAATTCAtgcttatttatatttttttttctatataatttaataatatataaaggCATTTTGCGTTTAATGAATATACCaatgtttatattaataacaaattaaattataaaaaataatatttgccCGTCATGGACAATCCAGTATCCGACGATAAACAACTTATttcacaaatttaaaaaattgacaaaaaaaaataatatatatataaaataataaacaagtcaGTCATAGATATAaacacaatataaaaataattaatttacgatATTAGCAATGCCTACCTACAATATTTTTCGCGAGCAATTAAATTACACAGCTACTacgtttcaaaatttaatgaacttttaattgtattgtattgtttttttttattttctaagtaaataataatctgGCATAATATATTAGCAacagaaattttaataattaattatattcgTTTGCATATAATAATATGGATCATACTGTGTTTTGCATatattagttgaaaaaatacagtcaataatttattctGTCGAATATTTTGTCGACTGGTTacttaaatattgattattatcagcaacattgctatttttttttatgcttacATATTAAAGCAATTGCCACAATAGTCGTCAACGTCTTACAATTGTAGTTACAATATATTTACGTTATAGCCAACAAACGATCTTTGcgttttttgcaattttttatacaagcTTTTACACaggtttatatttattttactattttttttttcttttcatttttaagtTAGTCTTGCAATTGTAATGagggtaataataataataattacagttatctttttattttattttttaatcaattaattttttaattttaaaaagttttcgTCAACAGTCATgtcgagtttaaaaaaaaaaaaaaaattatatatatcaacttCCAACAATTTCAAGTGccaatgaattaaattattcaattatcttatattttatttaaatgcacagaaataatttaattttgtccctgttcattttttt from Aphidius gifuensis isolate YNYX2018 linkage group LG5, ASM1490517v1, whole genome shotgun sequence includes:
- the LOC122858016 gene encoding tyrosine-protein phosphatase Lar isoform X3; protein product: MTPIFLVLLMAIDPMIAQSHVGNISDTMFITYMTSPPEILMRPQSQHVKAGGIASFYCRAHGAPPPQIHWRKKGKKVSSAQSRYHMKTYDDGALLRIDPVRDKKDDTTWECVAENGVGDAVTAEAQLSVHEPDNVPVGFPVITQSPTTKVVEMGHNAVLSCTAIGSPTPVISWIRNMLPINTSNPRYTVLDSGALQIDASEVEDQGQYECVANNTVGTEYSGAIQLYVRVRRLLPTFSIRPPPSSEVMMGASLNLTCVAVGAPMPYVKWRKEPATDMTPDDKLPIGKNVLMLTDIKESANYTCIAASDLGVIETVSMVKVQSLPGAPENVQVSEITATSVKLTWSYKRPDELQYYVIQHKPKHANQAFAEISGITTMYYHVRSLSPYTEYELYVIAVNAIGRGPRSHPVVVTTGETTATTNGGSRPGSAPRNLQVRPLSSSTMIIQWEEPETPNGQVTGYKVYYTTDLNQPMALWQHQVVNNNQLTTISDLIPHTMYTIRVQALTSVGPGPLSQAKQIKTQQGVPSQPENLSVVETGESSVTLQWSKPAHSAENILSYELYWNDTYAKEKHHRKLPVTTNYTLTGLYPNTLYYVWLAARSQRGEGATTIPYEVRTKQYVPGAPPRNVSGRALSTTAIEVTWAPPSIESANGRIVYYKLMVVETGRSDSEARVIKLNDTKFILDELKKWTAYRIWVVAGTSVGDGPPSYPINVKTYEDVPGNPQDVTATAINSTTIRVKWKPPRINDQNGVIRGYHVHIQEVREEGKDLLNEPIRREVQEGEVLSIDVTGLQPDTKYHVQVAAVTRRGDGDRSAPVHVRTPGGVPNRPQLNVKVIKQDPITLELEWAKPSESAGKLMGYLIKHGVKNQTLKENFIDNPNEYTYRIEEVERGVHYEFHVAGKNQNGIGQETVRYWESPEGEPTAPPTNLSYHFQTPDTVCVTWDKPLRHHRNGKIIRYDVEFHKKNDHSTIEERNTTQLRAVFTNLEEATEYVFHVRAHTSRGAGPFSEKITIITEKDIGRAPMYVKAIATSESNVEVWWEPVPNRDKIIGYKIFYTMTAVEDLDEWKQKLIGLTESADLENLERDTEYAIAVAARYKGHSLGRLSQKVTVKVKPEDVPLNLRASDTSTHSMTLSWTPPIRLNPISYKISFDAIKEFVDSQGITQTGKILPRTLPIEAHLTTSTIDDLQPFTTYNVNVSAVSADNTYKPPAKITVTTEMAAPKPMVKPDFYGVVKGEEIQVILPQASEEYGPIAYYYLIVVPEDPSTANKSPDEFTEDIITTTTTTTINKESSTILNQQLQQQQQVTDKSPYIAAKFSHRTIPYTFQLGGGDIYEGFENRKLKLKLRYRIFVRAIVDTPKKHLYTSSPFSEYLSLDMREVPAGDPPSRPNPNNPVDGNPEISVTNSGQEPGMVWVVGPIIAALMTSVFLVLLFVIKKRRQPCKTPDQTAVTRPLMAADISSSHAPSDPVEMRRLNFQTPGMISHPPIPISELGNHIERLKSNDNLKFSQEYESIEPGQQFTWDHSNMEINTSKNRYANVIAYDHSRVILQTIDGISGSDYINANYCDGYRKQNAYVATQGPLQETFADFWRMCWELRTSTIVMMTKLEERTRIKCDQYWPTRGSETYGQMTITISDVQELATYSIRTFQVCRNGYSERREIKQLQFTAWPDHGVPEHPAPFLQFLRRVKTLNLNDSGPLVVHCSAGVGRTGCFIVIDSMLERIKHEKMIDIYGHVTCLRAQRNYMVQTEDQYIFIHDALLEAVVSGNTEIPARNLHSHIQKLMQAELDNLTGMELEFKKLSNIKNDSTRFISANLPCNKHKNRLVHILPYECTRACLQPQRNIEGSDYINASLIDGYRYRTAYIATQGPLNDTTDDFWRMLWEHNSTIVVMLTKLKEMGREKCHQYWPSDRSIRYQCFVVDPIAEYNMPQYILREFKVTDARDGASRTVRQFQFIDWPEQGVPKSGDGFIDFIGQVHKTKEQFGQDGPITVHCSAGVGRTGVFITLSIVLERMQYEGVVDIFQTVRILRTQRPAMVQTEDQYQFCYRASLEYLGSFDHYAN